In Apostichopus japonicus isolate 1M-3 chromosome 5, ASM3797524v1, whole genome shotgun sequence, a single window of DNA contains:
- the LOC139967947 gene encoding PWWP domain-containing protein 2A-like codes for MHNDVLHTECIALCRSEHIIYNALCRNDKMATTEDKSILKPGLILNVEVEDALDGVVMVCLRHEGRTLRGILLDSDKGSCPVGLPSNDILRRDLNDKFGVPENEIATIEADIVKRDPHSALSYRQSYFQNMPLPPPRPLLCGKPQPSPKPKLGPSYTTRTRPLKLRPRQILCSNCKQDCSKKNTTKRKLLTNGGNLPKKKSRLDPLKKHAPHGLKKRQIHSLKKTLKISYATPQGKDHVTISPRSSGNDKRVNNTQPNGKKVNGIPKGAKHTKQDNGKPQIGEEKKMVVNGFHHNIKKPKHVHSIGPATTLHPKQEFTTLKVSVEKEKENENSLSAVAAKEVLTNSLKVHLVEDLFVPCSKGRLSDTSSESSYSSSVSSKRSRKNTGVAPSDFLKQETNDSDREIEFKDLPPDRSDILSSSNENLQLRKVPPLNLKIHKKNVTKYRLQDGRTMCLGDIVWGKIIGFPWWPGRISQIVVSRRDNGAVLQQEAQIRWLGATTISHMPLEKLYPFLPYFKERYNKKRRGVYKNAISEAMEEAKSVSTEVRELNTMFETSQIC; via the exons ATGCACAATGATGTACTCCATACAGAGTGCATAGCCCTATGCAGGAGtgaacatattatatataatgcTTTGTGTAGAAATGACAAAATGGCAACCACAGAGGACAAGAGCATTTTAAAACCCGGTTTAATACTCAACGTTGAAGTCGAAGATGCCCTCGACGGTGTCGTCATGGTTTGTCTCAGACACGAAGGCAGAACTCTAAGGGGCATCCTACTCGATTCAGACAAAGG GTCCTGCCCAGTTGGCTTGCCAAGCAATGACATCCTCAGGAGGGATCTCAACGATAAATTTGGTGTTCCCGAAAACGAGATAGCTACAATCGAAGCCGACATCGTCAAGAGAGATCCACATTCAGCCCTCAGCTACCGGCAGTCATACTTTCAAAATATGCCCCTACCTCCTCCAAGACCACTCCTATGTGGTAAACCTCAGCCTTCACCTAAGCCAAAGCTTGGACCGTCCTACACCACAAGGACTAGACCGTTGAAACTGCGACCGCGGCAGATTCTATGTAGCAATTGTAAGCAAGACTGTTCAAAGAAAAATACGACAAAGAGGAAATTACTGACAAATGGAGGTAATCTGCCAAAGAAAAAAAGCCGGTTAGATCCTCTGAAGAAACACGCACCTCACGGTTTGAAAAAGAGACAAATACACTCTCTGAAAAAGACTCTCAAGATTTCGTATGCCACTCCTCAGGGTAAAGATCACGTAACGATTTCGCCACGTTCTTCGGGTAACGATAAAAGAGTTAATAACACGCAGCCAAACGGCAAGAAAGTGAACGGCATTCCCAAGGGTGCTAAGCACACCAAACAGGATAATGGAAAGCCTCAAATCGGGGAGGAGAAGAAGATGGTAGTTAATGGATTCCATCACAATATCAAGAAACCAAAGCACGTCCACTCGATCGGTCCCGCCACGACGTTACACCCAAAGCAAGAATTCACAACTTTGAAAGTTTCCGtggagaaggagaaagaaaacgAGAACTCTCTGTCGGCAGTTGCTGCAAAGGAGGTTCTCACAAACAGTCTCAAAGTTCATCTGGTCGAAGATCTCTTCGTGCCGTGTTCGAAAGGGAGGTTGTCAGATACCTCCAGCGAGTCCTCCTACTCCAGCAGTGTAAGTTCAAAGCGATCGAGGAAGAACACCGGCGTGGCCCCGTCAGACTTTTTGAAACAAGAGACGAACGATTCGGACAGGgaaattgaattcaaagacCTGCCGCCGGATAGAAGCGACATTTTGAGCAGTTCAAACGAAAACTTGCAGCTGAGGAAAGTCCCGCCTCTGAATCTAAAAATTCACAAGAAAAATGTGACAAAGTACAGGCTGCAAGATGGGAGAACTATGTGTCTGGGGGACATCGTCTGGGGTAAGATCATTGGCTTCCCGTGGTGGCCAGGTAGAATATCTCAGATCGTGGTCAGCAGACGAGACAACGGGGCCGTGCTCCAACAGGAGGCCCAGATCCGCTGGTTGGGCGCCACCACCATATCACATATGCCCCTAGAGAAGCTCTACCCATTCCTGCCATATTTCAAAGAGAGGTACAACAAGAAACGGAGAG